A DNA window from Vigna angularis cultivar LongXiaoDou No.4 chromosome 1, ASM1680809v1, whole genome shotgun sequence contains the following coding sequences:
- the LOC108321422 gene encoding two-component response regulator ARR17, whose amino-acid sequence MDSNTIVSWPRMSENIEGFALSPKKSEEVHVLAVDDSLVDRKVIERLLKVLACKVTAVDSGLRALQLLGLLDEQKIPSETNGFVGLKVDLIITDYCMPGMTGYELLKKIKESSTFKETPVVIMSSENVLPRIDRCLEEGAEDFIVKPVKLSDVKRLKDYMTTKEAKVEGQDREGILKRKLLDTSEMSSSSPPSISSSSSPSVIHSPIRRLKMTSTD is encoded by the exons ATGGACTCCAACACTATCGTTTCATGGCCAAGGATGTCAGAAAACATTGAGGGTTTTGCTCTCTCACCCAAGAAATCCGAAGAGGTTCATGTTTTAGCAGTTGATGACAGCCTCGTTGATCGCAAAGTCATCGAACGCTTGCTCAAAGTCTTAGCTTGCAAAG TTACTGCTGTGGATAGTGGGCTGAGAGCACTGCAATTGCTTGGACTATTGGACGAGCAGAAAATTCCCTCCGAAACTAATGGTTTTGTT GGTTTAAAGGTGGATCTAATTATCACAGACTACTGCATGCCTGGAATGACAGGTTATGAGTTACTGAAGAAAATCAAG GAATCGTCCACTTTCAAGGAAACTCCAGTGGTGATTATGTCCTCTGAAAACGTTTTGCCACGCATAGACAG ATGTTTGGAAGAGGGTGCAGAGGATTTCATAGTTAAGCCAGTGAAGTTATCTGACGTTAAGCGTTTGAAGGATTACATGACAACAAAGGAGGCTAAGGTTGAAGGCCAAGACAGGGAAGGGATCCTCAAAAGGAAGCTCTTAGACACTTCTGAAatgtcatcatcatcaccaccgTCTATTTCCTCGTCATCTTCACCCTCAGTGATTCACTCTCCAATCAGACGGCTTAAAATGACCAGCACTGAttga